In the Dinoroseobacter shibae DFL 12 = DSM 16493 genome, GGGCCTTGGGGTTCACCATCGAAGATTGCAGGACGCTCCTGTCGCTCTACGAGGATGAAAACCGCGAAAGCATGCAAGTGAAGGCGGTTGCGGAAGACCATCTGCGCCAGATCGAGGAAAAGATCGCGAAACTGCAATCCATGCGCGCGACGCTCGCCGAACTGGTGGAAAAATGTGCCGGGGATCACCGGCCCGACTGCCCCATCATCGAGGATCTGTCGCCGGAGCGGTTGGCCAAGTGACAGGCAAGAAGGGGCTGTACCTCAGAACCAGATCGCGCGGACCGGCATCCAGATACCCATGAAGATCATCATCAGGTTTTCCGTCAGCGAAATGAACCCCAGCGGGACGGAACTGTCACCGCCGACGCAGGCGCATTTCAGCTCTCTCTTGTCGATATAAACAGCCTTGAACACGCTGACAGCGCCGACCG is a window encoding:
- the cueR gene encoding Cu(I)-responsive transcriptional regulator; this translates as MNIGDVARQSGVPPKTIRYYEDIGLIRPNRSENGYRAFTESHIHKLAFLGRARALGFTIEDCRTLLSLYEDENRESMQVKAVAEDHLRQIEEKIAKLQSMRATLAELVEKCAGDHRPDCPIIEDLSPERLAK